A stretch of Lathyrus oleraceus cultivar Zhongwan6 chromosome 6, CAAS_Psat_ZW6_1.0, whole genome shotgun sequence DNA encodes these proteins:
- the LOC127091537 gene encoding probable leucine-rich repeat receptor-like protein kinase At1g35710, with the protein MHHNKSLVLLILQKMKLLSMSCLLLCLWLFVVMATSPHPYHIQGSEADALLKWKASLDNNSQPLLSSWIGDNPCDWEGVECDHESKFINKVNLTDIGLKGTLQSLNFSSLSKLNTLVLKNNLLYGVVPHHIGVMSNLDTLDFSQNNFYGSIPISIGNLSQLSFLDFSFNNLSGTIPTEITQLVGLYTLSMSNNSFLSGYIPQEIGRLRNLTLFDISLCNLVGTIPISIEKITNMSHLDIARNSLSGNIPRGIWKMNLKHLSLKFNNFNGSISQNIFKSRNLEFLHLQESGLYGFMPKEFGMLGNLIDLDISNCNLTGSISISIGKLTNISYLLFHDNQLFGQIPHEIGNLVKLKSLHIEANSLSGSIPQEIGFLKQLHLLDLSMNHLSGTIPSSIGNLSNLKFLYLYANQINGSIPSEIGNLNSLTTIQCGMNNLSGPIPSSIGKLVNLDFIGLPQNKLSGPIPSTIGNLTKLTHFILFSNSISGVIPLEMNRVTDLVMFVIAYNNFIGHLPHNICVGGELRHFAVCNNQFTGPIPNSLKNCSSLYRVRLEQNSLTDNITNGFGVYPSLDYIELSDNNFYGHLSPNWGKCKNLTSLKISNNNLTGSIPPELAEATNLQELNLSSNHLTGKIPKELENLSLLIQLSISNNHLSGEVPAQIASLLQLNTLELAVNNLSGSIPEKFGRLPSLLELNLSQNKFEGNIPAEFGQLKVIESLDLSGNFLNGTIPAMLGQLSHLETLNLSHNNLSGVIPFSSGDMLALTIVDVSYNQLEGPIPSIPAFQNASIESLRNNKGFCGNISGLKPCSREDGNFHRHKKNKILVLVLILTLGTLLLALFVYGLSYHLCRISRTKELNAHEESVAENLFTIWSFDGKMVYENIIEATENFDNKHLIGVGGHGNVYKAELPTGQVVAVKKIHSLQNEEMPDLKAFASEIRALTEIRHRNIVKLYGFCSHSLHSFLVYEFLEKGSVDNILKDNEKAGEFDWTLRVNVIRDVANALCYMHYDCSPPIVHRDISNKNVILDLEYVAHVSDFGTAKFLNPDSSNWTSFAGTFGYAAPELAYTMEVNEKCDVYSFGILTLEILFGKHPGDTVTCLWQQPSDSVMDLTLDTLPWMEKLDLRLPYPRNSVQEEVILMIKIAIACLTESPRSRPTMEQVCKKLIMS; encoded by the exons ATGCATCATAATAAGTCTCTTGTTCTATTAATACTTCAAAAAATGAAGCTTTTATCAATGTCATGTCTTCTTTTGTGCCTTTGGTTGTTTGTAGTAATGGCCACATCACCTCATCCGTACCATATTCAAGGCAGCGAGGCAGATGCTCTCTTGAAGTGGAAAGCAAGCCTTGACAACAATAGCCAGCCTTTGCTTTCATCATGGATTGGTGATAACCCTTGTGATTGGGAGGGAGTTGAATGCGACCATGAGTCAAAATTCATCAATAAGGTAAATCTCACCGATATTGGACTAAAAGGTACGCTTCAGAGTCTCAATTTCTCGTCACTTTCAAAACTAAATACTTTAGTTTTGAAAAACAACCTGTTGTATGGTGTTGTTCCACATCATATTGGAGTAATGTCCAATCTAGACACTCTTGATTTTTCACAAAACAATTTCTATGGTAGTATTCCAATAAGCATTGGTAATCTCTCCCAACTCTCCTTCCTTGATTTCAGTTTCAATAATCTCTCTGGGACTATTCCAACTGAGATAACCCAATTGGTGGGTCTTTATACACTGTCAATGAGCAACAATTCTTTTCTAAGTGGTTATATTCCTCAAGAAATCGGTAGATTGAGGAATTTGACACTGTTTGATATTTCTTTGTGCAATCTAGTTGGGACTATACCAATCTCGATAGAAAAGATAACCAACATGTCACATCTTGACATAGCACGAAACAGCCTTTCTGGAAACATTCCTCGTGGGATTTGGAAAATGAACTTAAAGCATTTGTCACTTAAATTCAATAACTTCAATGGTTCCATCTCACAAAATATTTTCAAATCACGAAACCTAGAGTTTCTTCATCTTCAAGAAAGTGGCCTTTATGGTTTCATGCCTAAGGAGTTTGGGATGTTGGGTAACTTGATAGATCTTGATATTAGTAACTGCAATCTTACTGGGTCTATTTCTATCTCTATAGGAAAATTGACCAATATATCATATCTCTTGTTCCATGACAACCAACTTTTTGGCCAAATTCCTCATGAAATTGGAAATTTGGTCAAACTCAAGAGTCTACATATTGAAGCTAATAGTCTTTCTGGGTCTATTCCTCAAGAAATAGGATTTTTAAAACAGCTTCATCTTCTTGATTTGTCTATGAATCATCTCTCTGGGACAATCCCTTCATCAATTGGAAACTTGAGCAATTTAAAATTTCTTTACCTTTATGCAAACCAAATCAATGGAAGCATTCCTAGTGAAATTGGAAACCTCAATTCCCTCACCACAATTCAGTGTGGTATGAACAACCTCTCTGGACCAATCCCATCTTCCATTGGTAAATTGGTCAATTTAGATTTTATTGGACTTCCACAAAATAAACTCTCTGGACCAATTCCTTCCACCATCGGAAATTTAACAAAACTCACTCATTTTATTCTTTTTTCCAATTCTATCTCCGGAGTTATTCCATTGGAAATGAACAGGGTTACTGATTTGGTCATGTTTGTGATAGCTTATAATAATTTCATAGGTCATTTACCTCACAACATTTGTGTTGGTGGAGAGTTGAGACATTTTGCTGTTTGTAATAACCAGTTTACAGGTCCAATTCCCAATAGTTTAAAGAATTGTTCCAGCCTTTATAGAGTTAGGCTTGAGCAAAACAGTTTAACTGACAATATAACAAATGGGTTTGGTGTGTATCCAAGTTTGGATTACATTGAGTTGAGTGATAATAATTTTTATGGCCACCTATCACCAAATTGGGGAAAGTGCAAGAATCTCACAAGTCTTAAAATCTCTAATAACAATTTAACAGGAAGCATACCACCAGAATTGGCCGAGGCAACTAATTTACAAGAACTTAACTTGTCTTCAAACCATCTTACCGGAAAAATTCCAAAGGAGTTAGAAAACCTATCTTTGTTGATCCAACTTTCGATAAGTAACAATCATCTTTCGGGAGAAGTTCCTGCACAAATAGCATCACTGCTTCAACTAAATACTTTGGAACTTGCAGTAAATAACTTAAGTGGCTCCATACCAGAAAAGTTTGGAAGGTTGCCTAGCTTATTGGAGTTGAATTTGAGCCAAAATAAGTTTGAAGGAAACATTCCTGCTGAGTTTGGCCAGTTGAAAGTTATTGAAAGTCTTGATCTTAGCGGGAATTTTTTAAATGGAACAATACCAGCAATGCTTGGACAGTTAAGTCATTTAGAAACATTGAATCTGTCACATAATAACCTTTCTGGTGTCATTCCTTTTAGTTCTGGTGATATGTTAGCCTTGACAATTGTTGATGTATCATACAACCAATTGGAAGGTCCGATTCCAAGCATTCCAGCCTTCCAAAATGCTTCGATTGAATCTCTGCGAAATAACAAAGGCTTTTGTGGTAATATCTCTGGTCTAAAACCTTGCTCGAGAGAAGATGGTAACTTTCATAGACATAAGAAAAACAAAATTTTGGTGCTAGTCTTAATCCTAACTCTAGGCACTCTATTGTTAGCATTATTTGTTTATGGACTCTCATATCATCTGTGTCGAATTTCAAGAACAAAAGAACTCAATGCTCATGAAGAATCAGTCGCTGAAAATCTATTCACAATATGGAGTTTTGATGGGAAAATGGTGTATGAGAATATTATCGAAGCCACAGAAAACTTTGACAACAAGCATCTCATTGGAGTTGGAGGACATGGAAATGTTTACAAAGCAGAGTTACCTACTGGTCAAGTTGTAGCTGTGAAAAAAATCCATTCATTACAAAATGAAGAAATGCCTGACCTAAAAGCTTTTGCGAGTGAGATCCGTGCTTTGACAGAAATTCGACATCGCAACATTGTCAAGTTATATGGGTTTTGTTCGCATTCACTACACTCATTTTTGGTTTATGAGTTCTTGGAGAAAGGTAGCGTGGACAACATTTTGAAGGACAATGAAAAAGCTGGTGAATTTGATTGGACTCTAAGAGTGAATGTCATTAGAGATGTTGCAAATGCTTTATGCTATATGCATTATGATTGTTCACCTCCTATTGTTCATCGCGATATCTCCAACAAGAATGTTATTTTGGATTTGGAATATGTAGCTCATGTATCAGACTTCGGAACTGCCAAGTTTCTAAATCCGGATTCATCCAACTGGACCTCTTTTGCCGGCACCTTTGGATATGCAGCTCCAG AACTTGCATACACAATGGAAGTAAATGAAAAATGTGATGTGTATAGTTTTGGAATATTAACTTTGGAAATACTTTTTGGAAAGCACCCTGGAGATACTGTAACATGTTTGTGGCAACAACCTTCAGATAGTGTTATGGACCTGACACTTGATACTCTGCCATGGATGGAGAAGTTGGACCTGCGTCTTCCGTATCCAAGAAATAGTGTTCAAGAGGAAGTGATTTTGATGATAAAGATAGCAATAGCTTGCTTGACAGAAAGCCCAAGATCTCGCCCTACCATGGAGCAGGTCTGCAAGAAGCTTATAATGTCATAA